One region of Eubalaena glacialis isolate mEubGla1 chromosome 6, mEubGla1.1.hap2.+ XY, whole genome shotgun sequence genomic DNA includes:
- the NIT2 gene encoding omega-amidase NIT2 yields the protein MAAFRLALIQLQVSSVKSDNLTRACGLIWEAAKQGAKIVSLPECFNSPYGMKYFPEYAEKIPGDSTQKLSEVAKECSIYVIGGSIPEEDAGKLYNTCAVFGPDGTLLVKHRKLHLFDIDVPGKITFQESKTLSPGDSFSTFDTPYCRVGLGICYDIRFAELAQIYAQRGCQLLVYPAAFNLTTGPAHWELLQRGRAVDNQVYVATASPARDDKASYVAWGHSTVVSPWGEVLVKAGTEEMIVYSDIDLKKLAEIRQQIPIFSQKRTDLYAVEAKKP from the exons ATGGCAG CTTTCCGCTTGGCCCTCATCCAGCTTCAAGTTTCTTCCGTCAAATCAGATAACCTCACTCGAGCCTGTGGCCTTATCTGGGAGGCAGCAAAGCAGGGAGCCAAGATAGTTTCTCTGCCA GAATGCTTTAATTCTCCATATGGCATgaaatattttcctgaatatgCAGAGAAAATTCCTGGTGACTCCACACAGAAGCTTTCTGAAGTAGCAAAGGAGTGCAGCATATATGTCATTGGAG GTTCCATTCCTGAAGAGGATGCTGGGAAATTATATAATACCTGTGCCGTGTTTGGGCCTGATGGAACTTTACTGGTAAAGCACAGAAAG CTCCATCTGTTTGACATTGATGTTCCTGGGAAAATCACATTTCAAGAATCTAAAACACTGAGTCCTGGTGATAGTTTCTCCACATTTGATACTC CTTACTGCAGAGTGGGCCTGGGCATCTGCTACGACATCCGCTTTGCAGAGCTGGCACAAATCTATGCACAGAGAG GCTGCCAGCTGTTGGTATATCCTGCAGCTTTTAATTTGACCACCGGACCAGCCCACTGGGAGTTGCTTCAGCGAGGCCG CGCTGTTGATAATCAGGTGTACGTGGCCACGGCATCTCCTGCCCGGGATGACAAAGCCTCCTATGTTGCCTGGGGACACAGCACCGTTGTGAGTCCTTG GGGGGAGGTCCTCGTCAAAGCTGGCACTGAAGAAATGATCGTGTATTCAGACATAG ACCTGAAGAAGTTGGCTGAAATACGCCAGCAAATCCCCATTTTTAGCCAGAAGCGAACAGACCTCTATGCAGTGGAGGCGAAAAAGCCCTAA